A stretch of Plesiomonas shigelloides DNA encodes these proteins:
- a CDS encoding NfeD family protein produces MMPLFSGWAEWHWLVFGLLLLACELLGTAGYLLWIGVAALLVSAILWLWPLGFVGQWILFAILALLASLLWWRWQHTRDRQDQDHTSLNQRRNTLIGRQATLSEATENGVGRLNLGDTTWRIQVEQDLPAGTAVEVVDVQGITLLVRPIDIG; encoded by the coding sequence ATGATGCCGCTATTTTCCGGTTGGGCAGAGTGGCACTGGCTGGTATTCGGCCTACTGCTACTGGCTTGCGAGCTGTTAGGCACGGCCGGTTATCTACTATGGATTGGTGTCGCGGCGCTATTGGTATCGGCAATACTCTGGCTATGGCCGCTGGGATTTGTCGGGCAGTGGATCTTATTCGCCATCTTGGCGCTGCTGGCTTCGCTGTTGTGGTGGCGTTGGCAACACACCCGAGATAGACAAGATCAGGATCACACCTCGCTCAATCAACGGCGTAATACCTTGATTGGCCGACAAGCAACCCTCAGCGAAGCGACAGAAAACGGCGTGGGGCGTTTGAATCTGGGCGACACCACGTGGCGGATACAAGTTGAGCAGGATTTGCCAGCAGGAACTGCCGTTGAAGTGGTGGACGTGCAAGGCATTACTTTGCTCGTGCGCCCGATAGATATTGGATAA